The following proteins are co-located in the Vibrio azureus genome:
- the rpmJ gene encoding 50S ribosomal protein L36 — MKVRASVKKICRNCKVIKRNGVVRVICSEPKHKQRQG, encoded by the coding sequence ATGAAAGTTCGTGCTTCCGTTAAAAAAATCTGCCGTAACTGTAAAGTAATCAAGCGTAACGGTGTCGTTCGCGTGATTTGCAGTGAGCCAAAGCACAAACAGCGC